A single Panthera uncia isolate 11264 chromosome E2 unlocalized genomic scaffold, Puncia_PCG_1.0 HiC_scaffold_19, whole genome shotgun sequence DNA region contains:
- the SELENOW gene encoding selenoprotein W isoform X2: MECRGAUGYKSKYLQLKKKLEDEFPGCLDICGEGTPQATGFFEVMVGGKLVHSKKRGDGYVDTESKFLKLVAAIKAALAQG; this comes from the exons ATGGAGTGCCG TGGTGCTTGAGGCTACAAGTCCAAG TATCTTCAGCTCAAGAAGAAGTTAGAAGATGAGTTCCCCGGATGCCTGGACATC TGCGGCGAGGGGACTCCCCAGGCCACCGGCTTCTTTGAAGTGATGGTAGGGGGGAAGTTGGTTCACTCCAAGAAG AGAGGCGATGGTTACGTGGACACAGAGAGCAAGTTTCTGAAGCTGGTGGCCGCCATCAAAGCCGCCTTGGCTCAGGGCTAA